Genomic DNA from Pyramidobacter porci:
CTGCATGGTCAGATACAGGCTGCGCTCGATGCTGGTGGCGTCGACGATGTTGATGATGCCGGCGGGATGTTCGTCAAGGATAAAGCGGCGCGAGACGATCTCCTCGCTGGAATAGGGGGAAAGCGAGTAAATGCCCGGCAGGTCCGTGACCTGCGTGCCGGGATGCCCTTTGATCACGCCGTCCTTGCGGTCGACCGTGACGCCGGGAAAATTGCCCACGTGCTGGTTGGCCCCCGTGAGCCGGTTGAACAGCGTCGTCTTGCCGCTGTTCTGGTTGCCGGCCAGCGCAAACGTCAACGTCGCGCCCTCGGGCAGCGGCTGTTCGCCGGACGCGGTGTGATAGCGTCCGCCCTCGCCGAGGCCGGGATGTTCCGGTTCTTTGCGGCTGAGCGCGGGCGCTCCGCCGCCGTTCCGTTCCGCTTCGGTCAGCTCGCGGATCCGGATCCGCGCCGCGTCGGCAAGGCGGAGCGTGAGCTCGTAGCCGTGGATCGTCAGTTCCATCGGGTCGCCCATGGGCGCGAACTGGGCGACGCTCACCCGCGCGCCGGGAATGACCCCCATGTCGAGAAAATGCTGGCGCAGCGCCCCTGCGCCGCCCACGGAAACGATGACCGCCGACTGACCGACGGTCAGTTCGTCCAAGGTCATGAAAATCCCTCCTGATCCTGATGAAAGAAAAATCCCCTCATGGCAAATCTTTTTGAGAATTGAACGTGAAGTTCATTATATTTATGTCGGAGGCGATTTACAAGGGAACCGACGCCGGTTTTCAACCGAAAGAAAAGGAAATTTTTTTTTCACTGGGGAAATTTTTACCCCCTCGGCGTAGAAAGTCAAAGATAATCAATTTCTTCGCTCTCTTTTTTCGATGAGATCGCGTGTGACTGGCGTCGGTTCCGGACAGGAGTATAATAAAATCCCGCGCCGCGACGGCGCGTTCACCAAAGAAAAGAAGGCGATCACTGTGAACGTAAAAAGACGCGTTGCCGCGGCGCTTTTTGCCGCGCTGCTGGCGTTCGCCCCGCAACGTCCGGCCGCCGCCGGACCGTCGTTGGACGCCTCCGGCTTCGTGCTGGTGGGCGAAGCTGCGCCCGACGTGATTCAAGAGATCCGTTACGCCACGACGTTCAATTTCGTGGGGTGCCGCGTCGACGGCTACGAGCAGCCCTGCGCGCTGCTCACCCGCGAGGCCGCCGCGGCGCTGAAAAACGTCAGCGACGATCTGATCCGCCAGGGGTACCGGCTCAAGATCTACGACGCTTACCGCCCCCAGCGCGCCGTCGATCACTTCGTGCGCTGGGCGCGGGACGCCGGAGACTGTTCCATGAAAAAGTGGTTCTATCCGGCGTTGGACAAGAGCCAGATCTTCAAAAAAGGCTACGTCAGCGCCCGCT
This window encodes:
- a CDS encoding M15 family metallopeptidase, yielding MNVKRRVAAALFAALLAFAPQRPAAAGPSLDASGFVLVGEAAPDVIQEIRYATTFNFVGCRVDGYEQPCALLTREAAAALKNVSDDLIRQGYRLKIYDAYRPQRAVDHFVRWARDAGDCSMKKWFYPALDKSQIFKKGYVSARSAHCRGSTVDVTLFEMSSGRDADMGSPFDFFDEISRFDGTPALTKRQRANRRLLRDAMTKRGFRAISGEWWHFTLKDEPYPTAAFDFPVSAESLRGRAAAGAPAEERDENMKVPEEIPEK